Proteins encoded together in one Rana temporaria chromosome 6, aRanTem1.1, whole genome shotgun sequence window:
- the HACD2 gene encoding very-long-chain (3R)-3-hydroxyacyl-CoA dehydratase 2 — MASPSSARTPENEGHRKRRGPGAIATAYLVIYNVIMTAGWLVIAVGLVRTYLSKGSHHNLYYSIERPLKFFQTGALLEIVHCAVGIVPSSVVLTAFQVLSRVFLTWAVTHSVQQVQNADSVLLFVVAWTVTEIIRYSFYTFSLLNHLPYIIKWARYTLFIVLYPMGVAGELLTIYAALPIVKHTGLYSIRLPNKYNFSFDYYTFLLLVMVSYIPLFPQLYFHMLHQRRKVLGADHKKTE, encoded by the exons ATGGCGAGTCCGTCCTCAGCAAGAACGCCAGAAAATGAAGGTCACAGGAAGAGGCGGGGCCCCGGAGCCATCGCCACGGCGTACCTGGTCATCTACAACGTCATCATGACAGCCGG GTGGTTGGTCATCGCCGTCGGGTTGGTGCGCACTTACCTCAGCAAAGGAAGTCACCACAATCTCTACTACTCCATAGAGCGGCCGCTGAAGTTCTTCCAGACCGGCGCCCTGCTAGAG ATTGTACACTGTGCCGTAG GGATTGTGCCTTCCTCGGTGGTCCTCACCGCTTTCCAGGTTCTGTCCCGTGTCTTCCTGACGTGGGCCGTCACACACAGCGTCCAGCAG GTTCAGAATGCGGACTCGGtgctgctgtttgttgtggcgtggaCAGTCACTGAGATCATCCGATACTCCTTTTATACCTTCAGCCTCCTCAACCATCTCCCCTACATCATCAAATGGGCCAG GTACACGCTGTTCATCGTACTCTACCCGATGGGCGTGGCCGGGGAGCTGCTGACCATCTACGCCGCGCTGCCCATCGTCAAGCACACGGGACTTTACTCCATCCGACTCCCCAACAAGTACAACTTCTCCTTCGACTACTACACCTTCCTCCTCCTGGTCATGGTCTCCTACATCCCCC TCTTCCCTCAGCTGTACTTCCACATGCTTCACCAGCGGAGGAAAGTTCTGGGCGCCGATCACAAGAAAACCGAataa